A genomic window from Salvia hispanica cultivar TCC Black 2014 chromosome 5, UniMelb_Shisp_WGS_1.0, whole genome shotgun sequence includes:
- the LOC125189992 gene encoding pectin acetylesterase 11-like — translation MSHFHFDGTPAAYAYSPGFGDGYDNWHVYLQGGAWCWNVTECLDRSNSTPGSSAKLMSSAHGVVSFGGMLEANSSFNPDFYNWHVVKIFYCDGSSFMSDVEDVDPKHNLTYRGARIYDAVMDELLRIGMRNATNALRQVD, via the exons atgtcacattttcattttgacGGCACCCCTGCGGCCTATGCTTATAGCCCAGGGTTCGGAGATGGATACGACAACTGGCACGTATACCTACAG GGTGGTGCATGGTGTTGGAATGTAACTGAATGCCTCGACAGATCCAATTCAACTCCAGGAAGTAGTGCTAAGCTTATGTCTTCGGCGCATGGTGTCGTATCCTTTGGAGGGATGCTTGAAGCCAATTCCAGCTTTAATCCTG ATTTCTACAATTGGCATGTGGTCAAAATCTTCTATTGTGACGGCTCATCTTTCATGTCCGATGTTGAGGATGTAGACCCG AAGCACAACCTGACGTATAGAGGTGCAAGAATCTATGATGCCGTGATGGACGAGCTGCTACGAATTGGCATGAGAAATGCTACAAAT GCACTTCGGCAGGTGGATTAG
- the LOC125191340 gene encoding CBS domain-containing protein CBSX5-like has protein sequence MALRSLSAEVSDLCIGKPELKWIAATASIAEALAALKASGEIYISVWICSQNAACACVGKFSAADVILFLCREENLADPFKALQTPVCDILPKGIPIVRRVAPNSSLLEAMDYMLDGTQNLVVPIQNQRFNYARKRLENRQQLSSSCHEQHECCWLTQEDVLRFILNSVGSFSPVTTYNLESLNIIDRDIMTITHNKPASSALGYFHRAITEQKSVAVVDEENRLMGEISPQTLAYCDETAASAIMVLSAMDLMAYVDCGSPPPEDLVQLVKTRLEERNLGGMVDMMDESIHPSLLYCSSSSSLSSDEDFVSGMSKGWSRGSSRHYAAGRCEPLVCSPRSSLLAVMMQALAYRVSCVWVVEEDHTLVGTVTLAGILSVFLSVADGMHSKP, from the exons ATGGCATTGAGATCTCTATCCGCAGAGGTGTCGGACTTGTGCATAGGGAAGCCGGAGCTCAAGTGGATCGCCGCCACCGCCTCCATCGCAGAAGCATTGGCGGCGCTCAAAGCGTCCGGTGAGATATACATTAGCGTCTGGATATGTAGTCAGAACGCCGCCTGCGCCTGCGTCGGAAAATTCAGCGCCGCAGATGTGATCCTCTTCCTCTGCCGGGAGGAGAATCTGGCGGATCCGTTCAAAGCTCTTCAGACTCCTGTTTGTGACATTTTGCCCAAAGGAATCCCCATCGTCAGGCGCGTCGCACCTAATTCCAG CCTGCTGGAAGCCATGGATTACATGCTAGATGGCACCCAAAATCTGGTGGTTCCGATTCAAAACCAGCGCTTCAACTATGCAAGAAAGAGGTTGGAAAACCGGCAACAGCTCTCTTCCAGCTGCCACGAACAACACGAATGCTGTTGGCTAACGCAAGAAGATGTGCTACGCTTCATTCTCAACTCCGTAGGCTCCTTCTCTCCAGTCACCACTTACAACCTTGAGTCGCTAAACATCATCGATCGCGACATCATGACCATCACCCACAACAAGCCTGCATCCTCAGCATTGGGCTATTTCCACCGCGCTATCACCGAGCAGAAATCCGTTGCAGTTGTCGATGAAGAGAACAGGTTGATGGGGGAGATCTCCCCCCAAACTCTAGCCTACTGCGACGAAACTGCTGCTTCCGCAATCATGGTCCTCTCAGCCATGGATCTCATGGCTTATGTCGACTGTGGCAGCCCACCACCGGAGGACCTGGTGCAGCTGGTGAAGACGAGGCTGGAGGAGAGAAATTTAGGTGGCATGGTGGATATGATGGATGAGTCGATCCACCCCTCGTTGCTGTATTGCTCCTCCTCCTCGAGCTTATCCTCAGACGAAGACTTTGTATCTGGTATGAGTAAAGGTTGGAGTAGAGGTTCAAGTCGACACTATGCAGCCGGTAGGTGTGAGCCGCTCGTCTGCAGCCCAAGGAGTTCCTTGCTGGCTGTGATGATGCAGGCCCTGGCGTATCGTGTTAGTTGTGTTTGGGTTGTTGAAGAAGATCATACCTTAGTTGGGACTGTCACGTTAGCCGGAATTTTGAGTGTTTTTCTCAGCGTTGCTGATGGAATGCATAGTAAACCGTAG
- the LOC125189993 gene encoding NAC domain-containing protein 78-like, producing the protein MLVKGFEFNPSGEDLINFYLYPWVKQQVPWNEIYGPSSDPWVVFYDVESRWHSRLEEKGAIKYTIYAFTFLSRVSNSKRVSRRAGTGTWHGQTGPEMIQDSKNGQIIGQSKMLAFKHPGLEADFGHWTMHEYSLSDDLIRSSGVPNAADVVAGKITKTEQQEIRCAAAVGRD; encoded by the exons ATGTTAGTTAAGGGATTTGAATTCAATCCGAGCGGCGAAGATTTGATCAATTTCTACCTTTATCCATGGGTGAAGCAACAGGTGCCGTGGAAT GAGATCTACGGTCCATCGTCGGATCCGTGGGTGGTTTTCTATGACGTGGAGTCGCGTTGGCACTCGAGGTTGGAGGAGAAGGGCGCCATCAAGTACACCATATACGCCTTCACATTTCTCTCGAGGGTTTCCAACTCGAAGAGGGTTTCTCGAAGGGCAGGGACCGGGACTTGGCACGGCCAAACGGGCCCCGAGATGATCCAAGATTCCAAGAACGGCCAAATCATCGGCCAATCCAAGATGCTGGCCTTCAAGCACCCGGGCTTGGAGGCTGATTTCGGCCATTGGACGATGCATGAATATTCCCTTAGCGATGATCTAATTAGGTCAAGCGGCGTACCAAACGCAGCCGATGTCGTCGCGGGCAAGATCACCAAGACCGAACAACAAGAAATCCGGTGTGCAGCCGCCGTTGGCCGAGATTAG